The Roseofilum reptotaenium CS-1145 genome has a window encoding:
- a CDS encoding COG1470 family protein: protein MTNYQLPMTNDQRSDGNQSLSVITNPSGDSVISAGETFELRVTIGNQGFQGAIIDLFIDDSSGALKSWCLNPYERFALSSGSSSEVVFSFPIPVEAIPGHYTYLMVIDAPKHYPEETPIRHQATLQVLPPIQEAVQSNDPTFALTPVTTPEKPAPLQLGQSLIVTVLVHNRSNRVDRFRLTCTDLPELWWEVHYPEGINELGLVIIPDNLALNPGAKGEVTLEFRFPVNTKAGRYLPTLRLTGENNPDLILLDVVYIEVLPRYDLRMDLRTLVGKVRREAALFQLRLQNEGNTLRQLRLTVREDQERPICVYQLNPDRLKLDQGEQWQVDLDAKPGPWWRRPLFGQGRTLNFYVELTDDYQLPLPTDQIEGTFLWQARPWWQLLLGILAGLGLLGLFIFTLWWLFFKPPAPPRIEAFNSVSPSYSAANDDFIYLNWEIRHPRQIRGLQILGRSPNGNVTSIPVSYDLSRGLPESLQEFCTRSWRRLVCGNIRTDAREPGDYIFELKVTPKRSRVSPIIAKTNRIAIAPIPLPEILEFKATLAQPDATTVTVREGSPTVSSSNPPNSQNTTNPPANNQTNTIELSWQISNPSAIAQLGWIGRNPDGVVNSEEQRTDLDSGLPDDWRRYCTFDNQIGSLNPVEVLSCAGVPVTVDEFGNYIFELTVIPDPRIEGEAQSAIADVIEIKAPEPPKIIEFQPTQPRYEVAKGEPIQLNWAISNSDQIEALVLKGRSAEGFVAMPEMRFSFHQGLPEPLKSICDVFDQLNQLRCRNVTIPLSQGGNYQFQLGVIPKRGTGEITQTETTATIALVPPPPPLPPPSPQILQLQPGQPTYSEEQGEEILLSWEIENAEQLQEVQIIGRDTSGIARVPARRYRFDSGIPDVLQPYCILAGRLVCQNVPTSARQGGEYIFEVSIFNKQNPSEVNDRQQTEVIQILPRTYPLAITDFTVNGETAPLRVVVTLQPETRPDPLNLTWTVIGGPDTRVELLPSPGTVALSGTLAYPISPQPGQETLTLTVTGGTGKQLQRTLVIETVLLPPSETSPSPPGDRPLPAAPDGLSPADLPPQFD, encoded by the coding sequence ATGACCAATTACCAATTACCCATGACCAATGACCAGCGCTCTGATGGAAATCAATCCTTGAGCGTGATTACCAACCCATCAGGCGATAGTGTCATTTCGGCTGGGGAAACCTTTGAATTGCGCGTCACCATTGGTAATCAAGGATTCCAAGGGGCGATTATCGATCTGTTTATTGATGATTCTTCCGGAGCACTCAAATCCTGGTGTCTGAACCCCTATGAACGGTTTGCCCTCAGCTCGGGGAGCAGCAGCGAGGTGGTGTTTTCCTTCCCCATTCCTGTAGAAGCGATTCCCGGTCACTATACTTACTTAATGGTGATTGATGCACCCAAGCATTATCCCGAAGAAACTCCCATCCGTCACCAAGCAACGCTACAAGTTCTTCCTCCCATTCAAGAGGCAGTTCAGTCCAATGATCCTACATTTGCCCTTACTCCGGTTACCACCCCCGAAAAACCCGCCCCTCTACAACTGGGTCAATCGCTGATAGTGACGGTTTTGGTGCATAATCGCTCTAACCGGGTCGATCGCTTTCGCCTCACTTGTACTGATTTACCGGAACTCTGGTGGGAAGTCCATTATCCAGAAGGGATTAATGAGTTGGGTTTGGTGATTATTCCTGATAATCTGGCCCTCAACCCAGGAGCGAAAGGAGAAGTTACCCTAGAATTTCGCTTCCCGGTGAATACGAAAGCTGGCCGTTATTTACCGACTCTGCGGTTAACCGGGGAAAATAACCCAGATTTGATTTTATTAGATGTGGTCTATATCGAGGTTTTGCCTCGGTATGATTTACGGATGGATTTGCGGACGTTAGTCGGTAAAGTACGTCGGGAAGCAGCCCTATTTCAATTGCGTCTACAGAATGAGGGGAATACTCTACGACAGTTACGACTTACGGTACGAGAAGACCAAGAACGCCCGATTTGTGTGTATCAGTTAAATCCCGATCGCCTGAAATTGGATCAGGGAGAGCAATGGCAAGTTGATTTAGATGCAAAACCCGGCCCCTGGTGGCGTAGACCTTTATTCGGTCAAGGAAGAACCCTCAATTTTTATGTGGAACTGACGGATGATTATCAACTGCCCTTACCTACCGATCAAATTGAAGGGACTTTCCTGTGGCAAGCTCGCCCTTGGTGGCAATTGCTGTTAGGGATTTTAGCTGGGTTAGGGTTATTGGGGTTATTCATTTTTACCCTGTGGTGGCTGTTTTTCAAACCGCCTGCTCCGCCCAGAATTGAAGCATTTAACTCGGTTTCCCCGTCCTATTCGGCCGCTAATGATGATTTTATTTACCTCAATTGGGAAATTCGCCATCCTCGACAAATTCGAGGTTTGCAGATTTTAGGCCGATCGCCCAATGGTAATGTTACCAGTATTCCCGTTTCCTACGATCTGAGCCGGGGCTTACCAGAAAGTTTGCAAGAATTCTGTACGCGCTCTTGGCGCAGGTTAGTCTGTGGAAATATTCGCACGGATGCCCGCGAACCAGGGGATTATATTTTTGAGTTAAAGGTGACTCCCAAACGATCGCGAGTTTCCCCGATTATCGCTAAAACGAACCGGATCGCGATCGCTCCCATTCCTCTACCCGAAATCCTCGAATTTAAAGCAACATTAGCCCAACCGGATGCAACAACGGTTACCGTCAGAGAGGGTTCACCAACTGTATCCTCTTCCAATCCACCCAACTCCCAAAATACCACTAATCCACCCGCTAACAATCAGACAAACACGATTGAACTCAGTTGGCAAATCAGTAATCCTAGTGCGATCGCCCAATTGGGTTGGATCGGTCGTAACCCTGATGGAGTCGTCAATAGCGAGGAACAGCGCACCGATCTAGACTCTGGATTACCCGATGATTGGCGCAGGTATTGTACTTTTGACAATCAAATAGGGTCACTGAACCCAGTGGAAGTGTTAAGCTGTGCGGGTGTTCCCGTCACTGTAGACGAGTTTGGTAACTATATCTTTGAACTGACCGTTATTCCCGATCCGCGCATTGAAGGAGAAGCCCAAAGTGCGATCGCAGATGTGATTGAAATCAAAGCACCGGAACCGCCGAAAATTATCGAATTTCAGCCCACCCAACCTCGGTATGAAGTGGCAAAAGGGGAACCCATTCAATTGAATTGGGCGATCTCCAATTCCGATCAAATCGAAGCCTTAGTCTTAAAAGGGCGATCGGCTGAAGGCTTTGTTGCCATGCCAGAAATGCGTTTTTCCTTCCATCAAGGACTCCCCGAACCCCTAAAATCCATTTGTGATGTCTTCGATCAGCTCAATCAACTCCGCTGTCGGAATGTCACGATCCCCCTCTCCCAAGGTGGAAATTATCAATTTCAATTAGGTGTAATTCCCAAACGCGGAACCGGAGAAATTACTCAAACCGAAACCACCGCCACTATTGCCCTAGTTCCCCCTCCGCCTCCTCTTCCTCCTCCTTCACCTCAAATCCTACAACTGCAACCTGGGCAACCTACCTACAGCGAAGAGCAAGGAGAAGAAATTTTACTCTCCTGGGAAATCGAAAACGCCGAGCAACTGCAAGAGGTGCAAATCATCGGTCGGGATACGAGCGGAATTGCCCGGGTTCCAGCCCGCCGTTATCGCTTTGATAGCGGCATCCCTGATGTCCTACAACCCTATTGCATCCTAGCTGGGCGTTTGGTTTGTCAAAATGTCCCCACTTCTGCCCGTCAAGGGGGAGAATATATCTTTGAAGTGAGTATCTTCAATAAACAAAATCCATCAGAGGTCAATGACAGACAACAAACAGAAGTGATTCAAATCTTGCCACGTACTTATCCCCTGGCCATTACCGACTTTACTGTGAATGGAGAAACTGCACCCCTGCGAGTCGTGGTTACCTTGCAACCGGAAACCCGACCCGATCCACTTAATTTAACTTGGACTGTAATCGGTGGCCCCGATACCCGTGTCGAATTACTCCCCTCCCCCGGTACTGTAGCCTTAAGCGGTACTCTTGCCTATCCCATTAGTCCTCAACCCGGACAAGAAACTCTCACCTTAACGGTCACTGGAGGAACTGGGAAACAATTACAACGCACGTTAGTAATTGAAACCGTACTTCTACCCCCTTCTGAGACTTCTCCATCTCCTCCTGGCGATCGCCCCCTACCCGCAGCACCGGATGGTTTATCTCCTGCTGATTTGCCCCCACAGTTTGATTAA